One genomic region from Gemmatimonadaceae bacterium encodes:
- a CDS encoding efflux RND transporter permease subunit → MNFTTLFIKRPVMTTLVMVGILVFGIVAYRQLPVSDLPNVDFPTITVTAVLPGTSPQTMAATVATPLEKQFSTIAGIDNMTSTSSVGQTQIVIQFALDRDIDAAAQDVQAAIAQTTRALPQGIVPPSYQKSNPADAPILTLALTSTEVPLSTLDEIGETTLAQRLSMVGGVAQVLVYGAQKYAVRVQLDPAQLATRGIALEDVASAIASQNVNMPTGVLWGPLTALTVQATGQLSDADQFRDVIVAYRNGAPVHLSDVGRITNDVQNDKTASWYNGQRSIVLAIQRQPGTNTVDVANRVKASIARLQSEIPPTVKVSTLYDRSATIQASVHDVTFTLELTLALVVLVIFLFLRNLSATIIPSLALPMSIIGTFSVMYLLHYSLDNLSLMALTLAVGFVVDDAIVMLENIVRHLEMGKTKRQAAIDGAAEVGFTILSMTFSLAAVFIPFLFMGGIIGKLFHEFAVTIGVAILVSGFVSLTLTPMLSSRFLRAEHERAHGRFYHATERFYDWWLGIYERTLAWVMQRRPAALAFSFATLVVTGWLFWAIPKGLFPTDDTGQLLATTEAAEGISFDGLSQRQKQVAAVVAQDPDVRSVTSSVGTTAAANQGQLTIDLKPITERRRSADEIARDITRALASVPDITVFVQNPPAISIGGLASKSLYQYTLQSGNMGALDTAARALETRLRQLPILTDVTSDLLINNPQVTVDIDREQAGQLGVSAAEIENTLYDAFGQRQVSTIYTSTNEYWVVMELLPQYQSDVAALGRLWVRSSRGPLVPLSTVARFNDSVGPVTVNHSGQLPSATISFNLAPGVSLGTALTAVKQESARILPANIAASFSGIAQAFVDTQSGLVVLLVLAVFVIYVILGVLYESFIHPITILTGLPFAAFGALATLMLVHLDLDIYGFVGVIMLIGIVEKNAIMMIDFAIEAQRDSGKTPTEAILEAASVRFRPIMMTTMAALMGAIPIAVGWGAGAATRRPLGVAVVGGLAFSQLVTLYVTPVFYTYLDELQTRFSRRRAPETAPFGGDGPALPEAVPGT, encoded by the coding sequence ATGAACTTCACGACGCTGTTCATCAAACGCCCCGTCATGACGACGCTCGTCATGGTGGGCATTCTCGTGTTCGGCATCGTGGCCTACAGGCAGCTGCCGGTAAGCGACCTGCCCAACGTGGACTTTCCCACGATCACCGTCACCGCCGTGCTGCCGGGCACGAGCCCGCAGACGATGGCGGCCACCGTGGCCACGCCGCTCGAGAAACAGTTCTCGACCATCGCCGGCATCGACAACATGACGTCGACGTCGAGCGTGGGGCAGACGCAGATCGTCATCCAGTTCGCCCTCGACCGCGACATCGACGCCGCGGCGCAGGACGTGCAGGCCGCCATCGCCCAGACCACGCGCGCGCTGCCGCAGGGTATCGTGCCGCCGTCATACCAGAAATCGAATCCGGCCGACGCGCCGATCCTGACGCTCGCCCTGACGTCCACCGAGGTCCCGCTGTCCACGCTCGACGAGATCGGCGAGACGACGTTGGCCCAGCGGCTGTCGATGGTGGGCGGCGTGGCCCAGGTGCTGGTGTACGGGGCGCAGAAGTACGCCGTGCGCGTGCAACTCGATCCGGCGCAGCTCGCCACGCGCGGCATCGCGCTCGAGGACGTGGCCTCGGCGATCGCCAGTCAGAACGTGAACATGCCCACCGGCGTGCTGTGGGGCCCCCTGACGGCGCTCACCGTGCAGGCCACCGGGCAGCTGTCCGACGCCGATCAGTTCCGCGACGTGATCGTGGCCTACCGGAACGGCGCGCCCGTGCACCTGAGCGACGTGGGCCGGATCACCAACGACGTCCAGAACGACAAGACGGCGAGCTGGTACAATGGGCAGCGGTCGATCGTGCTCGCCATCCAGCGGCAGCCGGGCACCAACACGGTGGACGTGGCCAACCGCGTCAAGGCGTCGATTGCGCGCCTGCAGTCGGAGATCCCGCCCACGGTGAAGGTGTCCACGCTCTACGACCGCTCGGCCACCATCCAGGCGTCGGTGCACGACGTGACGTTCACCCTCGAGCTGACGCTGGCGCTCGTGGTGCTGGTGATCTTCCTGTTCCTGCGCAATCTCTCGGCCACGATCATCCCCAGCCTGGCCCTGCCGATGTCGATCATCGGGACGTTCTCGGTGATGTACCTGCTGCACTACAGCCTGGACAACCTGTCGCTGATGGCGCTCACGCTGGCCGTGGGCTTCGTGGTGGACGACGCGATCGTGATGCTGGAGAACATCGTGCGCCACCTCGAGATGGGGAAGACCAAGCGCCAGGCGGCCATCGACGGCGCCGCCGAGGTGGGATTCACCATCCTGTCGATGACGTTCTCGCTGGCCGCGGTGTTCATCCCGTTCCTGTTCATGGGCGGGATCATCGGCAAGCTGTTCCACGAGTTCGCGGTCACGATCGGCGTCGCGATCCTCGTGTCGGGGTTCGTGTCGCTGACGCTCACGCCGATGCTGTCCAGCCGCTTCCTGCGGGCCGAGCACGAGCGCGCGCACGGACGGTTCTACCACGCCACCGAGCGGTTCTACGACTGGTGGCTGGGCATCTACGAACGCACGCTGGCGTGGGTGATGCAGCGGCGGCCGGCGGCGCTGGCGTTCTCGTTCGCCACGCTGGTCGTGACCGGTTGGTTGTTCTGGGCCATCCCCAAGGGGTTGTTCCCCACCGACGACACCGGGCAACTGCTGGCCACCACCGAGGCGGCGGAGGGGATCTCGTTCGACGGCCTCTCGCAACGGCAGAAGCAGGTGGCGGCGGTGGTGGCGCAGGATCCCGACGTGCGGTCGGTGACGTCGTCGGTGGGCACGACGGCGGCGGCCAATCAGGGCCAACTCACGATCGACCTCAAGCCGATCACGGAGCGGCGCCGCAGCGCCGACGAGATCGCGCGCGACATCACGCGCGCTCTGGCGAGCGTGCCCGACATCACCGTGTTCGTCCAGAATCCGCCGGCGATCTCCATCGGCGGCCTCGCGTCCAAGAGCCTCTACCAGTACACGCTCCAGAGCGGCAACATGGGCGCGCTCGACACCGCGGCCCGGGCGCTCGAGACGCGCCTGCGCCAGCTGCCCATCCTCACGGACGTCACCAGCGACCTGCTGATCAACAATCCGCAGGTCACCGTGGACATCGACCGCGAGCAGGCCGGACAGCTGGGCGTTTCGGCGGCGGAGATCGAGAACACCCTGTACGACGCCTTCGGCCAGCGGCAGGTGTCCACGATCTACACGTCCACCAACGAGTACTGGGTGGTGATGGAACTGCTGCCGCAGTACCAATCCGACGTCGCGGCGCTGGGCCGCCTGTGGGTGCGCTCGTCCCGCGGACCGCTGGTGCCCCTGTCCACCGTGGCGCGGTTCAACGACAGCGTGGGTCCGGTCACCGTGAACCACTCGGGGCAGCTCCCGTCGGCCACGATCTCGTTCAACCTGGCGCCCGGCGTGTCGCTGGGCACGGCGCTGACCGCGGTCAAGCAGGAATCGGCCCGCATCCTGCCGGCCAACATCGCGGCCAGCTTCTCGGGCATCGCCCAGGCGTTCGTGGACACGCAGTCGGGGCTGGTGGTGCTCCTCGTGCTCGCGGTGTTCGTGATCTACGTGATCCTCGGCGTGCTGTACGAGAGCTTCATCCACCCGATCACGATTCTCACCGGGCTCCCGTTCGCGGCGTTCGGCGCGTTGGCCACGCTCATGCTGGTGCACCTCGACCTCGACATCTACGGGTTCGTGGGCGTGATCATGCTGATCGGCATCGTGGAGAAGAACGCGATCATGATGATCGACTTCGCCATCGAGGCGCAGCGCGACAGCGGCAAGACGCCCACCGAGGCGATCCTCGAAGCGGCCAGCGTGCGTTTCCGGCCGATCATGATGACGACGATGGCGGCGCTCATGGGAGCGATCCCGATCGCCGTGGGCTGGGGCGCCGGCGCCGCCACGCGGCGCCCGCTGGGCGTGGCCGTGGTGGGC